A single Pseudobdellovibrionaceae bacterium DNA region contains:
- a CDS encoding bifunctional hydroxymethylpyrimidine kinase/phosphomethylpyrimidine kinase: MSEILVVGSVAYDTISTPEGRAENTLGGSANYFSLAASLYTQINVVGVVGDDYRKEDFDLFQKRPVNLQGLQQVPGKTFHWEGRYEGDMNEAITLDTQLNVFANFNPSLPDTYKNSHFVFLANIDPELQLKVLDQVDKPKFVGSDTMNFWIDSSPENLKKVLRRVDLLLINEKEAQQLTGNRNTIQAAREITGMGPRGVVIKRGEYGFVLYADEQFFILPAFPVPHVVDPTGAGDTFAGGFFGYLAKLDSGWSLQHLKQACIHGCIMASFTVEGFGVDALRHLDWPMVEKRLADYYAVISHR, from the coding sequence ATGTCAGAAATCTTAGTCGTGGGTAGCGTTGCCTATGACACAATTTCCACACCAGAAGGCCGAGCTGAGAACACCTTGGGCGGATCAGCCAATTACTTTTCTTTGGCCGCGTCTTTGTACACTCAGATCAATGTCGTGGGTGTGGTTGGGGATGACTACCGCAAAGAGGATTTCGACTTGTTCCAAAAACGGCCGGTGAACTTGCAGGGCTTGCAGCAGGTTCCGGGTAAGACTTTTCATTGGGAAGGTCGCTATGAAGGCGACATGAACGAAGCGATTACATTGGACACCCAGCTCAATGTCTTCGCCAACTTCAATCCTAGTTTGCCTGACACCTACAAGAACTCTCACTTTGTGTTCCTGGCAAACATCGATCCCGAGCTACAGCTCAAGGTTTTGGATCAGGTGGACAAGCCCAAGTTTGTTGGCTCAGACACCATGAACTTCTGGATCGATTCCTCCCCTGAAAACTTGAAGAAGGTTTTGCGCCGGGTGGATCTGCTTTTGATTAATGAAAAAGAAGCTCAACAACTCACTGGCAACCGCAACACGATTCAAGCCGCCCGCGAGATTACGGGCATGGGCCCTCGGGGTGTGGTGATCAAGCGTGGTGAGTATGGCTTTGTTCTTTATGCCGATGAGCAGTTTTTCATTCTTCCAGCCTTCCCAGTTCCTCACGTGGTGGACCCAACGGGAGCGGGCGACACCTTTGCTGGCGGCTTTTTTGGTTACCTGGCCAAGCTTGATTCCGGCTGGAGTTTGCAGCACCTGAAACAGGCCTGTATCCACGGTTGCATCATGGCCAGTTTCACTGTTGAAGGCTTTGGTGTAGACGCATTACGTCATCTTGATTGGCCCATGGTCGAGAAACGACTGGCCGATTACTACGCCGTGATCTCTCACCGCTAG
- the rfaE1 gene encoding D-glycero-beta-D-manno-heptose-7-phosphate kinase: MNVTSVEANQLKPAREKILAHLDQLNGRQIIVVGDLGLDQYVMGDVRRISPEAPVPVLEVNQEDRRLGLATNVAQNIASLGGIPLLVGVVGADPACEDLKKLLLEARVPVDHLIVDKDRPTTRKLRVMSGHHHLVRVDYEHRRFLSREVEDQLLAKVASLLPGAQGVVLEDYAKGVVSERCVQEIVKLCQQEGKPLLVDPNRQTPAEYYRGATLMTPNRDEAYDLSGLEFDDLRDRPDSLFAVGGALVKNLGLKNLVITEGKKGMSLFEGERVTQLPTYARQVFDVTGAGDTVIAALALAWLSGFSLSESCILANFAAGVVVGKVGCVPCSQEELVDYIKELHPEA; this comes from the coding sequence ATGAACGTCACAAGTGTCGAAGCGAATCAGCTCAAGCCCGCCCGGGAAAAAATTCTTGCTCATCTTGATCAGCTCAATGGTCGTCAAATCATTGTGGTTGGTGATTTGGGTTTGGACCAGTACGTAATGGGTGATGTTCGCCGCATAAGTCCAGAGGCCCCAGTTCCCGTCTTAGAAGTGAACCAAGAGGACCGGCGGTTGGGCTTGGCAACCAACGTTGCCCAAAATATTGCCAGCCTAGGTGGGATTCCGCTACTGGTGGGAGTTGTGGGTGCTGATCCGGCCTGCGAGGACCTGAAGAAGCTCCTGTTGGAAGCACGGGTTCCGGTTGACCATTTGATTGTGGATAAGGATCGCCCCACTACCCGTAAACTACGGGTGATGTCTGGCCACCACCACCTGGTGCGGGTCGACTATGAGCACCGTCGTTTCTTGTCCCGAGAAGTGGAAGATCAACTGTTGGCAAAGGTAGCCTCCTTGCTGCCGGGCGCCCAGGGCGTTGTTTTAGAAGACTATGCCAAAGGCGTGGTCAGCGAACGCTGTGTTCAGGAGATCGTGAAGCTCTGTCAGCAGGAGGGTAAGCCTCTGTTGGTGGATCCAAATCGACAAACTCCGGCCGAGTATTATCGTGGGGCCACATTGATGACGCCCAACCGAGACGAGGCCTATGATCTTTCAGGTTTGGAATTTGATGACCTTCGTGATCGTCCTGATTCCCTGTTTGCGGTGGGTGGCGCCTTAGTTAAGAACCTGGGGCTTAAGAACTTAGTAATCACTGAAGGGAAGAAGGGCATGAGTCTGTTCGAAGGGGAAAGAGTCACCCAGCTTCCCACTTACGCCAGGCAGGTTTTCGACGTGACAGGGGCGGGTGACACAGTGATTGCCGCTCTGGCTCTGGCTTGGCTATCTGGTTTTAGTCTTTCAGAATCCTGTATTCTGGCCAACTTTGCGGCCGGGGTTGTGGTCGGCAAGGTGGGTTGTGTGCCCTGTAGCCAGGAGGAGCTGGTCGATTACATAAAAGAGCTTCATCCAGAGGCTTAG
- a CDS encoding quinone-dependent dihydroorotate dehydrogenase, with protein MVEKLKPWLWIPPQTAHNLGPMFLRAYGRMKPLQTLTWSPFAWRDLEFTNPLGIAGGVDKNADCIDGWWALGAGFIEVGTVTPKPQEGHSGKVMDRNKGAQAVWNKMGFPSRGVEHVVRQLKSLYQPHFTPIFVNIGKNKATPLDRASDDYVNCMKHLAGLADAFVINISSPNTEGLRELLEPDNLNKFLEPLVRANQEILGSRSSDQGTPLLLKISPDITIEELNKVLEISLNHNIDGWILTNTSLGMREGLHFPSDGGVSGLPLAKRSKEMLSQTVNYLGDRREGKLIVSSGGVMSPADVFERLKMGANLVQVYSSLIFSGPFFFRDVAEQAALSPGLKS; from the coding sequence TTGGTAGAAAAACTCAAGCCCTGGCTTTGGATCCCTCCACAAACGGCTCACAATCTAGGCCCTATGTTTCTTAGGGCCTACGGTCGCATGAAACCACTGCAAACGCTGACCTGGTCTCCTTTTGCATGGCGGGATCTGGAGTTTACCAACCCACTGGGCATTGCCGGAGGCGTGGACAAAAATGCCGATTGCATTGACGGCTGGTGGGCGCTGGGAGCTGGCTTTATTGAGGTTGGCACTGTCACGCCCAAGCCCCAAGAGGGTCACAGTGGCAAAGTGATGGACCGAAACAAAGGGGCGCAGGCCGTCTGGAACAAAATGGGATTTCCCAGTCGCGGGGTTGAACATGTCGTGCGCCAACTGAAGTCTCTCTATCAGCCTCACTTCACACCAATTTTCGTTAATATTGGGAAAAACAAGGCCACTCCCTTGGATCGGGCTTCCGATGACTATGTCAACTGCATGAAGCATCTTGCGGGCCTTGCTGACGCTTTTGTGATTAACATTAGCAGCCCCAACACAGAGGGCCTTCGGGAGCTTCTGGAGCCTGATAATCTGAATAAATTTCTCGAACCACTGGTCCGCGCTAATCAGGAGATTCTTGGCTCGCGCTCATCGGACCAGGGAACGCCACTGCTATTAAAAATCAGCCCCGATATCACGATCGAGGAGCTGAATAAGGTTTTGGAAATTTCCCTAAACCACAACATCGATGGCTGGATTTTGACTAACACCAGCCTAGGCATGCGCGAAGGTCTTCACTTTCCCTCTGATGGAGGGGTATCTGGTCTTCCCTTGGCCAAGAGATCAAAGGAAATGCTTTCCCAAACTGTCAATTATCTTGGCGACAGAAGGGAAGGCAAGTTGATCGTGTCTTCTGGTGGAGTCATGAGTCCGGCAGATGTTTTTGAGAGACTCAAAATGGGAGCAAACTTAGTTCAGGTTTATTCCTCACTGATTTTTAGTGGTCCGTTCTTTTTTAGAGATGTGGCTGAGCAGGCTGCTCTCAGCCCTGGCCTGAAGAGTTAA
- a CDS encoding Glu/Leu/Phe/Val dehydrogenase — MEGLTDGSLYRNVLEILNNSAELIKLNQNVHERLKAPRRALIVGVPVKMDDGHVQIFSGYRVQHNQTLGPFKGGLRYHPSVTLSEVAGLAALMTFKNSLLGLPLGGAKGGIQVDPHALSKSEAESLTRRFTTEISGIIGPDKDIPAPDVGTDSQTMAWMLDTYSMEMGYAQTGVVTGKPVEIGGSQGRDSATGLGVVYIIEKALETQGRKLSECTVAIQGFGKVGMHAAIEAYAVGAKVVAVSDVSGALYNPNGINIGDLVRYTKEKSFIKGFPEAEPISNDTLLELDVDVLAPCALDGVITLENVDKIKARIIVEGANGPVTAGASIELHKKGCLVVPDILANGGGVVVSYFEWVQDIVWLFWSEEEVRSKLRTIMYRSFDRVWDFADKNKQDMRVSAMAVSLQRLEKAMLLRGQAW, encoded by the coding sequence ATGGAAGGCTTAACGGACGGATCACTCTACCGCAACGTACTGGAGATCCTCAATAATTCCGCTGAACTGATTAAACTCAACCAAAACGTCCACGAACGCCTCAAAGCGCCGAGAAGAGCCCTGATCGTTGGTGTTCCCGTCAAAATGGATGACGGACATGTCCAGATCTTTTCCGGCTATCGCGTGCAACACAACCAAACGCTTGGCCCCTTCAAGGGTGGCTTACGCTACCACCCCTCTGTCACCCTCAGTGAGGTGGCGGGGCTTGCAGCTCTGATGACCTTCAAAAATTCACTTTTGGGTCTACCCCTAGGTGGAGCCAAAGGGGGAATCCAAGTGGATCCCCATGCCCTGTCAAAATCCGAAGCCGAAAGTCTGACCCGTCGATTCACGACTGAGATCAGTGGCATCATCGGGCCTGACAAGGATATTCCGGCACCAGATGTGGGAACTGATTCGCAAACCATGGCCTGGATGCTGGACACCTATTCCATGGAAATGGGCTATGCCCAGACTGGTGTGGTCACTGGCAAACCTGTTGAAATTGGTGGTTCTCAAGGTCGCGATTCCGCCACTGGCTTGGGCGTCGTTTACATCATCGAAAAGGCTCTTGAGACCCAGGGAAGAAAGCTTTCTGAATGTACAGTGGCTATTCAAGGTTTTGGTAAAGTGGGGATGCATGCGGCGATTGAGGCCTATGCGGTTGGTGCAAAAGTGGTGGCCGTCAGTGACGTCTCCGGAGCCCTCTATAATCCCAATGGAATCAACATTGGCGATTTGGTTCGCTACACCAAGGAAAAATCCTTCATAAAGGGCTTTCCAGAAGCCGAACCCATCTCCAACGATACGCTGCTGGAACTGGATGTCGACGTACTGGCCCCCTGCGCCCTTGATGGAGTGATCACACTCGAAAACGTCGATAAAATCAAAGCCCGGATTATCGTCGAGGGTGCCAATGGTCCAGTGACTGCCGGTGCCAGCATCGAACTTCACAAAAAGGGATGCTTGGTCGTACCCGACATTCTCGCCAACGGTGGGGGGGTTGTGGTCAGTTATTTTGAATGGGTCCAAGATATTGTCTGGTTATTCTGGTCAGAAGAAGAAGTACGCAGTAAGCTGAGGACAATCATGTACCGCTCCTTTGATCGGGTGTGGGACTTTGCCGACAAGAACAAACAAGATATGCGGGTATCAGCAATGGCGGTTTCACTGCAGAGACTTGAAAAGGCAATGTTGTTGAGGGGGCAGGCTTGGTAG
- the rlmN gene encoding 23S rRNA (adenine(2503)-C(2))-methyltransferase RlmN translates to MEKLKFYGLTQPELEQYLVGCGKQKFRAQQLFRWVYGLRVLDFDKMTNLSKAFRQEVPELLDFTLPELIKEWVSEDGTRKYLFDMGQGRSVEAVLIPSKGRLTLCVSTEVGCNMACRFCFTGKQKLVRRLETWEVVGQFVQVSDSLPEGTRITNVVFMGMGEPLDNPDAVFRAVEIWHNPWGYNFSRRKVTVSTSGLIPQIPLVTASGTRLAVSLNATTDEVRNQIMPINRKWPLRDLLEACRKHAREAKDKVTLEYVLLKGITDSIEDARRLYKITKDVPCKINIIPFNEHPDSGFERPDDSTVDAFQDELMRLGIHVLRRKTMGRDIYAACGQLTTAYKNHPQQPPPL, encoded by the coding sequence ATGGAGAAGTTGAAATTTTATGGGCTGACTCAGCCCGAACTAGAGCAATACCTGGTTGGCTGTGGAAAGCAAAAGTTCCGCGCTCAACAGCTATTTCGTTGGGTTTATGGCCTGAGGGTTTTGGACTTTGACAAGATGACCAATCTGTCAAAGGCCTTTCGCCAGGAAGTTCCGGAGCTATTGGATTTCACTTTGCCTGAACTCATCAAGGAATGGGTGAGTGAAGACGGTACTCGCAAATATCTGTTCGATATGGGTCAGGGGCGATCCGTCGAGGCCGTGTTGATTCCCTCCAAAGGTCGGCTGACTTTGTGTGTATCCACTGAAGTGGGATGCAATATGGCTTGTCGGTTTTGCTTTACAGGCAAACAAAAACTGGTGCGTCGTCTGGAGACCTGGGAAGTGGTTGGGCAGTTTGTTCAGGTGTCGGACAGTCTGCCAGAGGGAACTCGCATCACCAATGTGGTGTTTATGGGAATGGGTGAGCCCTTAGATAACCCCGATGCGGTTTTTAGAGCGGTTGAGATTTGGCACAACCCATGGGGTTATAACTTCTCTCGAAGGAAGGTGACGGTTTCCACTTCAGGATTAATTCCCCAGATTCCCTTGGTGACGGCGAGTGGGACCCGTTTGGCCGTGAGTCTTAACGCTACCACCGATGAAGTTCGCAATCAGATCATGCCGATCAATCGCAAGTGGCCCCTGCGAGATCTGCTGGAGGCCTGCCGAAAGCATGCGCGTGAGGCGAAGGACAAGGTGACTCTGGAGTATGTACTTCTCAAGGGGATCACCGATTCCATTGAGGATGCGCGGCGGCTATACAAAATCACCAAGGATGTTCCTTGCAAGATTAATATAATTCCGTTTAATGAACATCCGGACTCAGGATTTGAACGCCCCGATGATTCAACAGTTGATGCCTTTCAGGATGAGCTGATGAGATTGGGCATTCACGTCTTACGCCGCAAGACCATGGGGCGAGATATTTACGCAGCCTGTGGTCAGCTGACGACTGCGTACAAAAATCATCCGCAGCAGCCACCGCCGCTGTAG